From Alcaligenes faecalis, the proteins below share one genomic window:
- a CDS encoding DotU family type VI secretion system protein, which translates to MNETVSWNNGPVPDERRSRADAPRFVAQGANPLLEAANPLLVMVSDIRRSARHADPAGLRAKLVAEIRQFELRAQAVPVANETILAARYCLCTTLDEAAALTPWGQAGVWSSHTLLVTFHNETWGGEKFFQLLDKLMQSPAAHLQLLELMYFCLALGFQGRYRVHEQGASQLETVRQRLYMSLRQYGQTVPAALSPHWRDNPAQKVGKPLPVPIWVAVCVALLLCLLMYLGASLLLNRQSDRAFEDIVALRLPALQTQGQPPSSGVAPQAPLALAELLAPEVAEGLLTVRDQADRSVIILRGDGLFDSGADQVRAPLLPVIARIADAVEAAPGLVLVDGYTDNVPIRSVRFPSNFHLSQARADSVKAVLQERLSQPERVRAQGRADAAPVADNGTAQGRAQNRRVEITIVPLSKEAGQ; encoded by the coding sequence ATGAACGAGACAGTTTCCTGGAATAACGGCCCGGTCCCGGACGAGCGCCGATCGCGGGCGGATGCGCCGCGTTTTGTTGCGCAAGGGGCCAATCCCTTGCTGGAGGCCGCCAACCCTTTGCTGGTGATGGTGTCCGATATACGCCGCAGTGCCCGACATGCAGACCCGGCGGGTCTGCGTGCCAAGCTGGTGGCTGAAATCCGTCAATTTGAATTGCGCGCCCAGGCCGTGCCCGTGGCCAATGAAACCATTTTGGCGGCGCGCTACTGCTTGTGTACGACCTTGGATGAGGCGGCTGCGCTCACCCCTTGGGGGCAGGCTGGAGTCTGGTCCTCGCACACTTTGCTGGTCACCTTTCACAACGAGACCTGGGGCGGGGAGAAGTTCTTTCAGCTTCTGGATAAATTGATGCAAAGTCCGGCGGCGCATTTGCAGTTGCTGGAGCTGATGTATTTCTGCCTGGCTTTGGGGTTTCAAGGCCGCTATCGCGTGCATGAGCAGGGTGCCAGCCAGCTGGAAACTGTGCGTCAACGTCTGTACATGAGCTTGCGCCAGTATGGGCAGACGGTGCCCGCCGCTCTGTCCCCGCACTGGCGCGACAATCCGGCGCAGAAAGTCGGCAAGCCTTTGCCTGTGCCTATCTGGGTGGCTGTGTGCGTGGCCTTGCTGCTGTGCTTGTTGATGTATCTGGGTGCCAGTCTGTTGCTGAACCGGCAGTCTGATCGGGCTTTCGAGGACATCGTGGCTTTGCGCCTGCCGGCCTTGCAGACACAGGGCCAGCCGCCGTCCAGTGGCGTCGCACCGCAGGCACCCTTGGCCTTGGCAGAGCTGTTGGCCCCCGAAGTGGCCGAGGGTCTGCTGACCGTGCGAGATCAGGCCGATCGCAGCGTCATTATCTTGCGAGGCGACGGTCTGTTCGACTCAGGAGCCGACCAGGTCCGTGCGCCGCTACTCCCTGTCATTGCTCGTATTGCGGATGCCGTTGAAGCTGCACCGGGCTTGGTACTGGTGGATGGCTATACCGATAACGTCCCCATACGCAGTGTGCGCTTTCCTTCCAATTTCCATCTCTCGCAGGCACGTGCCGATTCGGTTAAAGCCGTCTTGCAGGAGCGCTTGAGTCAACCGGAACGTGTACGCGCCCAAGGTCGGGCCGATGCCGCGCCAGTGGCTGATAACGGCACTGCTCAAGGTCGGGCACAGAACCGTCGGGTGGAGATCACGATTGTGCCCTTGAGCAAGGAGGCCGGGCAATGA
- the tssK gene encoding type VI secretion system baseplate subunit TssK — translation MDKVIWTEGLFLRPQHFQQMERYLEHYAHAGRRAAQPFCWGFETLSLDEQALSMGSVALREACGLLPDGTPFDCRPGAMQVVSWTAPEVVRPERLMLVLPRRQAGRAEIQFEGHSSRRSRYVVSEQDLYDSSGLSPEPCLSQLGRLQPVLLPESEVYEDSIAMPVARILERRPDRSLVLDPDFIPPILSIQAHARLSVLSADVQALLQARAQALAERLGPGGRGQGDVADFMMLELVNRYRAALWAMEQRVHVHPGELYQTWMELHGALATYTQDGRQPLVWPSYQHDDLAQSFLPLVLELRRALSVVLEQQAVSIALEDKGQGVRLAQIADRALLRQAGFVLAVQADLPAQTVRQHFAAQVKLGPVERIRDLVHLQLPGIGLQPLSVAPRALPYHAGFTYFELEKGGELWRQLEQNGALALHLAGDFPGLQLEFWAIRR, via the coding sequence ATGGATAAAGTCATTTGGACCGAAGGGCTGTTTTTACGACCCCAGCATTTTCAGCAGATGGAGCGCTATCTGGAGCACTATGCCCACGCCGGACGGCGGGCTGCGCAGCCATTTTGCTGGGGCTTTGAAACCTTGAGTCTGGACGAGCAGGCCCTGAGCATGGGCAGTGTCGCCTTGCGCGAAGCGTGTGGCCTGCTGCCGGATGGCACGCCCTTTGATTGTCGGCCGGGTGCGATGCAGGTTGTGTCCTGGACAGCCCCCGAAGTGGTGCGTCCCGAGCGCCTGATGCTGGTGCTGCCCCGTCGTCAGGCTGGTCGGGCAGAGATTCAGTTTGAGGGGCACAGCTCGCGTCGTTCGCGCTATGTGGTCAGCGAACAGGATTTGTATGACAGCAGTGGTTTGTCGCCTGAACCTTGCCTGTCGCAACTAGGGCGTTTGCAGCCAGTTTTGCTGCCCGAATCCGAGGTGTATGAAGACAGCATTGCCATGCCCGTGGCTCGCATTCTGGAGCGCAGGCCTGACCGCTCGCTGGTGTTGGACCCGGATTTCATTCCCCCCATCCTGTCCATTCAGGCTCATGCACGCCTCAGTGTTTTAAGCGCGGATGTGCAGGCTTTATTGCAGGCCCGTGCACAAGCTTTGGCAGAACGCCTGGGGCCGGGAGGGCGCGGGCAGGGTGATGTGGCCGACTTCATGATGCTGGAGCTGGTCAATCGCTACCGGGCTGCCTTGTGGGCCATGGAGCAGCGCGTACACGTACATCCTGGCGAGCTGTATCAGACCTGGATGGAGCTGCATGGCGCCTTGGCCACCTACACCCAGGACGGACGTCAGCCGCTGGTCTGGCCCTCCTATCAGCATGACGATCTGGCCCAGTCCTTTTTGCCGCTGGTGCTGGAGTTGCGCCGCGCCTTGTCTGTGGTCCTGGAACAGCAGGCCGTGTCGATTGCTTTGGAGGACAAGGGGCAGGGTGTACGGCTGGCCCAGATTGCGGACCGCGCACTCTTGCGTCAGGCGGGTTTTGTGCTGGCCGTACAGGCCGATTTGCCCGCCCAAACCGTGCGGCAGCATTTTGCGGCACAGGTGAAATTGGGGCCGGTAGAGCGCATCCGCGATCTGGTTCATCTGCAATTGCCGGGTATCGGTTTGCAGCCCTTGTCTGTCGCGCCACGCGCCTTGCCGTATCACGCCGGCTTCACCTACTTCGAGCTGGAAAAAGGCGGCGAGCTGTGGCGTCAGCTGGAGCAGAACGGTGCATTGGCCCTGCATTTGGCCGGAGACTTTCCCGGCCTGCAACTTGAGTTTTGGGCAATACGCCGCTGA
- the tssJ gene encoding type VI secretion system lipoprotein TssJ encodes MTACRLLRVCSLLMLGLLASCASTSSRMAVPYEIVLTADEQLNPDATGRPSPVQVFVFELRSGSTFESRDFFALQSDPQQALQADLLNVEQIVLRPGQAHTFKRPGDLQATAVGVVVGYRELDASVWRVLLPLPESRTTNIYKFWQSAPDAVQVSLQLRKNAIHVVD; translated from the coding sequence GTGACCGCTTGCCGATTGCTTCGTGTGTGTTCGCTGCTGATGCTGGGTTTGCTGGCCTCATGCGCGTCCACCTCCAGTCGCATGGCCGTGCCCTACGAGATTGTTCTGACTGCTGATGAACAGCTCAACCCGGATGCCACGGGTCGGCCTTCCCCGGTACAGGTGTTTGTGTTCGAGCTGCGCTCGGGCAGCACCTTTGAATCCAGGGACTTCTTTGCCCTGCAGTCCGACCCGCAACAAGCCTTGCAGGCGGATCTGCTCAATGTGGAGCAGATCGTGCTGCGCCCCGGCCAAGCCCATACCTTCAAGCGGCCAGGCGATTTGCAGGCCACCGCTGTGGGCGTGGTCGTGGGGTATCGCGAGCTGGATGCCAGCGTGTGGCGCGTTCTGTTGCCGCTGCCCGAGTCGCGCACCACCAATATCTACAAGTTCTGGCAGTCGGCCCCGGATGCCGTCCAGGTCAGCCTGCAATTACGCAAAAACGCCATTCATGTTGTTGATTGA
- a CDS encoding TssQ family T6SS-associated lipoprotein, producing MYLPARLIIPALAVLLTACAQTQNKPVAVFSPAAEAELEQIRSAFNEGDYSTVIRQVGRSSTLPAAAPNQYSEALKLQAFSFCVREYTFLCEERFKQARAVDPGFTLAQAERGHPTWGPVYEKVAGAQP from the coding sequence ATGTATTTACCTGCCCGCCTGATCATTCCGGCCCTGGCCGTTTTACTGACAGCCTGCGCCCAAACCCAGAACAAGCCGGTGGCTGTTTTCAGCCCGGCTGCCGAAGCTGAACTGGAGCAAATACGCTCTGCCTTCAATGAAGGCGACTACAGCACCGTGATCCGGCAAGTGGGCCGCTCCAGCACCCTGCCCGCTGCCGCGCCCAATCAATACAGCGAAGCCTTGAAACTGCAGGCCTTCAGCTTTTGCGTGCGCGAATACACCTTCTTGTGTGAGGAGCGTTTCAAGCAGGCACGGGCGGTAGACCCTGGCTTTACCCTGGCCCAGGCCGAGCGCGGTCACCCCACCTGGGGGCCGGTTTATGAAAAAGTGGCAGGAGCACAGCCATGA
- the tssG gene encoding type VI secretion system baseplate subunit TssG, with protein MNRAEQEQLKPQASLEELGRIIQQWPFGHDLFRVLRAIDALQAAQGQPRLGTAPTPRQEEVRVGQPPSLAFAASSVQTARWEDEQLHLDVQGFGLWGPNGPLPLHMTEYFFQRSRNFGDRAGVAFLDQFHHRLFLLFFRAWAQAQAVCDLEHDQDGFTRWLASLAGVGRQSESAPMSDHAVHFQAPALASQTRSAPALQALLASYFQLPVNIQQNVPVWVPLDDQTQVCLGRSCSGLGKSTVLGARILDVQQTIRIRIGPLSRQDYGRFLPGRPAWRQLRYCLALYLGLEWSVQLQLVLQANEQPDLGLGTGLGLGQETWLGQPGTQDRADLCLFLDSRPDWQDPRS; from the coding sequence GTGAACCGGGCCGAGCAGGAGCAGTTAAAGCCACAAGCTTCTTTGGAAGAACTGGGCCGGATTATTCAGCAATGGCCTTTTGGTCATGATTTGTTCCGGGTCTTGCGGGCCATTGATGCCTTGCAGGCCGCCCAAGGTCAGCCCCGTTTGGGAACCGCGCCTACGCCTCGTCAGGAAGAAGTGCGGGTAGGCCAGCCGCCTAGTTTGGCTTTTGCCGCCTCCAGCGTGCAAACCGCTCGTTGGGAGGATGAACAGCTGCATCTGGATGTGCAGGGCTTTGGCTTGTGGGGGCCGAATGGCCCTTTGCCCCTGCACATGACTGAGTACTTTTTCCAACGTAGCCGCAACTTTGGAGACCGTGCTGGCGTAGCCTTTCTGGACCAGTTTCATCACCGTCTGTTTTTGTTGTTTTTCAGAGCCTGGGCACAAGCGCAGGCGGTCTGTGATCTGGAGCATGATCAGGACGGTTTTACGCGCTGGCTGGCCAGTCTGGCCGGCGTGGGGAGACAGAGCGAATCGGCTCCCATGAGCGACCATGCCGTGCATTTCCAGGCACCGGCGCTGGCGTCTCAAACCCGCAGTGCACCGGCCTTGCAAGCGCTTCTGGCCAGCTATTTTCAATTGCCCGTGAATATTCAGCAGAACGTGCCAGTGTGGGTGCCGCTGGATGATCAAACCCAGGTCTGTCTGGGCCGCAGCTGTTCGGGGCTTGGGAAAAGCACTGTGCTGGGTGCACGTATTCTGGACGTGCAGCAAACCATACGGATACGGATTGGCCCCTTGAGTCGGCAGGACTATGGGCGCTTCTTGCCGGGTCGTCCGGCCTGGCGGCAATTGCGCTATTGCCTGGCGCTGTATCTGGGGCTGGAGTGGTCGGTTCAGTTGCAACTGGTGCTGCAAGCCAACGAGCAGCCTGATCTGGGCTTGGGGACAGGCTTGGGTTTGGGTCAGGAAACCTGGCTGGGCCAGCCCGGCACGCAGGACAGAGCGGATCTGTGCCTGTTTCTGGACAGCCGCCCAGATTGGCAAGATCCGCGCAGCTAA
- the tssF gene encoding type VI secretion system baseplate subunit TssF — protein MNPELLHYYNRELAYLRELGAEFAQAYPKVAARLGVHDTAVADPYVERLLEGFSFLTARIQMKMDAEFPRLSQQLLDVIQPSWLMPTPSMGLVQFRPSMSEGALAKGFTLPRHTALRSRIPAGEQTACEFSTCHAVDLWPMSLSQVRLGDVAADLPLAALGSRQAAQARSALKLDFTVQGGLTLEELALDELSLHLDGPESDSSLLLDALLRQALGVFIQMEDGAPQFLATSDCLTHDGLEDDQAILPMVSHEFSGHRLLREYFALPGRFAFVRLRGLQAAIARGRAQERKSRRWSLHIVLKQVWPDLAARVGPGHVRLYCTPVVNLFRRRSERMALRPQATDHHVVMDRTRPMDFEVCLMEQVQGHSRQGSDDVLFRPLYASTAQDAGRYGSYYTLRREPRVVSDTQKRWGGRSSYGGSEVYLSLVNQHEQSEFFGMNQISVTAWCSNRDLPLLLPRSPESDFSLQVSAPVAGVSLLGALTRPRAASTGGRQAWDLISQMSLAQLGVAQSDPTQAAGRWRTLLAPHVDSSDAGALRQLASIASVQARPVQRAMPGPGPLVMARGVHFEVTLDQSGFPGGRPFVLAAVLSRYLARHVSLNSFVSTQFLSETGVELGAWGPQAGTRAVL, from the coding sequence ATGAATCCGGAGCTGCTGCATTACTACAACCGCGAACTGGCTTACCTGCGCGAGCTGGGTGCCGAATTCGCGCAAGCCTACCCCAAAGTGGCAGCCCGTCTGGGCGTGCACGATACGGCGGTGGCTGACCCGTATGTCGAGCGTTTGCTGGAAGGCTTCAGCTTTCTGACGGCTCGTATTCAGATGAAGATGGACGCGGAATTTCCCCGGCTCAGCCAGCAATTGCTGGATGTGATTCAACCTTCCTGGTTGATGCCCACCCCCAGCATGGGGCTGGTGCAGTTTCGGCCCAGCATGAGCGAAGGTGCTCTGGCCAAAGGCTTTACCCTCCCGCGCCATACAGCCTTGCGCTCCCGTATTCCGGCGGGTGAACAAACTGCCTGCGAATTTTCTACCTGCCATGCGGTGGATTTGTGGCCTATGAGCTTGTCGCAAGTCCGTTTGGGGGATGTGGCGGCTGATCTGCCCTTGGCAGCATTGGGCAGCCGACAGGCCGCACAAGCCCGTTCAGCTTTGAAACTGGACTTCACGGTACAGGGCGGTTTGACACTGGAAGAATTGGCCCTGGATGAGCTTAGCCTGCATCTGGACGGCCCGGAATCTGACAGCAGCTTGTTGCTGGATGCCTTGCTGCGGCAAGCGCTGGGGGTGTTCATCCAAATGGAAGATGGAGCCCCACAGTTTCTGGCTACGTCTGATTGTCTGACGCACGATGGCCTGGAAGATGATCAAGCCATCTTGCCCATGGTGTCCCACGAGTTCTCCGGTCATCGATTGCTGCGGGAATATTTCGCCTTGCCGGGGCGCTTTGCCTTTGTGCGACTGCGTGGTTTGCAAGCCGCTATTGCCAGAGGGCGCGCGCAGGAGCGGAAAAGCCGCCGCTGGAGCCTGCACATTGTGCTTAAACAGGTTTGGCCGGATCTGGCGGCACGCGTAGGCCCCGGCCATGTGCGTTTGTATTGCACGCCTGTCGTGAATCTGTTTCGTCGTCGCAGTGAACGTATGGCCTTGCGCCCACAGGCAACAGATCATCATGTGGTCATGGACCGAACGCGCCCCATGGATTTCGAAGTCTGCTTGATGGAGCAGGTGCAAGGGCACAGCCGGCAGGGCTCCGATGATGTGCTGTTTCGTCCCTTGTATGCCAGCACGGCCCAGGATGCAGGGCGCTATGGCAGTTACTACACCTTGCGCCGCGAACCACGCGTGGTATCTGACACTCAGAAGCGCTGGGGTGGCCGCAGCAGTTACGGCGGTAGCGAAGTGTATTTATCATTGGTGAATCAGCATGAGCAGTCCGAGTTTTTCGGCATGAATCAGATTAGTGTCACCGCCTGGTGCAGCAACCGGGATTTGCCCTTGTTGCTGCCGCGCTCGCCCGAGTCTGACTTCAGCCTGCAAGTCTCGGCGCCTGTAGCCGGCGTCAGTTTATTGGGGGCTTTGACCCGTCCGCGAGCGGCATCAACAGGTGGTCGTCAGGCCTGGGATTTGATCTCGCAGATGAGTCTGGCCCAACTGGGGGTGGCCCAGTCAGACCCTACGCAGGCCGCCGGTCGCTGGCGTACCTTGTTGGCTCCGCATGTGGACAGCTCTGATGCCGGTGCCTTGCGTCAATTGGCGTCCATTGCGTCCGTGCAGGCGCGGCCTGTGCAGCGGGCCATGCCGGGGCCAGGCCCCTTGGTGATGGCGCGTGGCGTGCATTTTGAGGTCACGCTGGACCAAAGCGGTTTCCCCGGCGGTCGCCCTTTTGTGCTGGCTGCCGTGCTCAGTCGTTATCTGGCTCGCCATGTCAGCCTGAACAGTTTTGTGTCTACCCAGTTTCTTTCCGAGACAGGGGTGGAGCTAGGTGCCTGGGGACCGCAAGCAGGTACGCGGGCAGTGCTGTGA
- the tssE gene encoding type VI secretion system baseplate subunit TssE, with product MDRFRLPGRRGAALMRGQADRLQPCLLDRLTDERPDQTWEPPQPMSQYQMRQAVLRDLGHLLNTPNQGATPLMQALAHVRRSCLNYGMSPLAGKTMSEVEWLDVEEALRTAILYFEPRILPDTLQVHCLDHSAQRDLHNVLSLRIQGHVWCEPYPQEFLLRTSIDLESGQLDLEESYASG from the coding sequence ATGGACCGCTTTCGCTTACCGGGACGCCGCGGGGCCGCGCTGATGCGCGGTCAGGCGGATCGCTTGCAACCTTGTCTGCTGGACAGGTTGACCGACGAGCGGCCCGATCAGACCTGGGAACCACCCCAGCCTATGAGTCAGTACCAGATGCGTCAGGCGGTACTGCGCGATCTGGGCCATTTGCTCAACACGCCCAATCAGGGGGCCACCCCCTTGATGCAGGCCTTGGCCCATGTGCGTCGCTCCTGCCTGAACTATGGCATGAGCCCGCTGGCGGGCAAGACCATGAGCGAAGTGGAATGGCTGGATGTGGAAGAAGCACTACGTACCGCGATCTTGTATTTCGAGCCGCGCATCCTGCCCGATACCTTGCAGGTGCATTGTCTGGATCACAGCGCTCAGCGCGATTTGCATAACGTCTTGAGCCTGCGCATTCAGGGCCATGTCTGGTGCGAGCCGTATCCGCAGGAATTCTTGCTACGTACCAGTATTGATCTGGAAAGCGGGCAACTGGACCTTGAAGAGAGTTACGCGTCGGGATGA
- a CDS encoding Hcp family type VI secretion system effector, protein MSVDMFMKIEGANGESKDSNHKDWTDIQSFSWGASQPGSMSSGGGGGQGKANFNDLHVVARIDKAAPAVMKHCASGKHLGKVELSVCKAGGEQVEYSKITLEEVLVTSVQLNAERDVESVMVNYSFQAARVKQQYWEQSDRGSKGAETLVAWDIKQNKEA, encoded by the coding sequence GTGTCTGTTGATATGTTCATGAAGATTGAAGGCGCCAATGGCGAGTCCAAAGATTCCAACCACAAGGATTGGACCGATATCCAGTCCTTTTCATGGGGCGCTTCGCAACCTGGCAGCATGAGCTCGGGAGGCGGTGGTGGCCAGGGCAAGGCCAATTTCAACGACCTGCATGTGGTCGCTCGCATCGACAAGGCCGCCCCTGCGGTGATGAAGCATTGCGCCAGCGGCAAGCACCTGGGCAAGGTGGAACTGTCGGTGTGCAAGGCCGGTGGCGAGCAGGTGGAATACTCCAAAATCACCCTGGAAGAAGTGCTGGTGACTTCGGTTCAGCTCAATGCCGAGCGCGATGTGGAAAGCGTAATGGTCAATTACTCCTTCCAGGCCGCACGCGTCAAACAGCAGTACTGGGAACAGTCCGACCGTGGCAGCAAAGGTGCTGAAACGCTGGTGGCCTGGGATATCAAGCAAAACAAAGAAGCCTGA
- the tssC gene encoding type VI secretion system contractile sheath large subunit, whose product MTSTQTLTATRDTAQLDELSSLLQQEFRPKTEQAQQAVEFAVTTLAEQALDQSVTLSDDAYQTIQAVIAQIDQKMTEQINHILHHPEFQRLEGAWRGLHHLVSNTETDELLRIRVMPATKKELARNLKRYKGVAWDQSPLFKKVYEQEYGQFGGEPFGCLVGDYHFDHSPPDVEMLGELARIGAAAHSPFIAGAAPSVMQMESWQELANPRDLTKIFSNTEYAAWQSLRESDDARYLGLAMPRFLARLPYGARTNPVDEFDFEEDTDGASHDRYTWANSAYAMAVNINRSFKHFGWCTAIRGVESGGAVENLPCHTFPTDDGGVDIKCPTEIAISDRREAELAKNGFMPLVHRKNSDFAAFIGAQSLQKPQEYYDADATANARLAARLPYLFACCRFAHYLKCIVRDKIGSFRERDDMERWLNSWIMNYVDGDPTNSSQETKARKPLAAAEVSVQEVPDNPGYYAAKFFLRPHYQLEGLTVSLRLVSRLPSLKGEQN is encoded by the coding sequence ATGACTTCCACCCAGACATTGACCGCCACCCGCGACACGGCCCAGCTGGACGAACTGTCCAGCCTGTTGCAGCAGGAGTTTCGCCCCAAAACCGAGCAGGCTCAGCAGGCGGTTGAGTTCGCCGTCACCACGCTGGCCGAGCAGGCTTTGGACCAGTCCGTGACCTTGAGCGACGACGCCTATCAAACCATTCAGGCGGTGATTGCCCAGATCGATCAGAAGATGACCGAGCAGATCAATCACATTCTGCATCACCCCGAATTTCAGCGCCTGGAAGGGGCCTGGCGCGGCTTGCACCATCTGGTCAGCAATACGGAGACGGACGAACTGCTGCGTATCCGTGTGATGCCTGCCACCAAGAAAGAACTGGCACGTAACCTGAAGCGCTACAAAGGCGTGGCCTGGGATCAAAGCCCCTTGTTCAAGAAAGTCTACGAACAGGAATACGGCCAGTTTGGTGGCGAGCCTTTTGGTTGCCTGGTGGGAGATTATCACTTCGACCACAGTCCACCGGATGTGGAAATGCTGGGTGAGCTGGCGCGCATCGGCGCCGCTGCGCATAGCCCCTTTATCGCGGGTGCAGCGCCGTCCGTGATGCAGATGGAATCCTGGCAGGAGCTGGCCAATCCGCGTGATCTGACCAAGATTTTCTCCAATACCGAGTACGCCGCCTGGCAAAGCCTGCGCGAGTCGGATGATGCCCGCTATCTGGGCCTGGCCATGCCGCGTTTTCTGGCACGTTTGCCCTACGGCGCACGTACCAACCCCGTTGATGAGTTCGACTTCGAGGAAGACACCGACGGAGCCAGCCACGACCGCTACACCTGGGCCAACTCGGCCTATGCCATGGCGGTCAACATCAACCGATCCTTCAAGCATTTTGGCTGGTGCACGGCGATCCGTGGTGTGGAGTCGGGCGGTGCGGTTGAGAACCTGCCTTGCCATACTTTCCCCACGGACGATGGCGGTGTGGATATTAAATGCCCTACGGAAATCGCCATCAGCGACCGCCGCGAGGCCGAGCTGGCCAAGAACGGATTCATGCCTTTGGTCCACCGCAAGAACTCGGATTTTGCGGCCTTTATCGGTGCTCAGTCCTTGCAGAAGCCCCAGGAGTATTACGACGCAGACGCTACCGCCAATGCCCGTCTGGCCGCGCGTCTGCCCTATCTGTTTGCCTGCTGCCGTTTTGCGCATTACCTGAAATGCATTGTGCGCGACAAGATTGGTTCCTTTCGCGAACGCGACGATATGGAGCGTTGGCTGAACAGCTGGATCATGAATTACGTGGACGGCGACCCGACCAATTCCTCGCAGGAAACCAAGGCGCGCAAGCCGCTGGCCGCCGCCGAAGTCTCGGTACAGGAAGTGCCGGACAACCCCGGTTATTACGCCGCCAAGTTCTTCTTGCGCCCGCATTACCAGCTGGAAGGCCTGACGGTTTCTCTGCGCCTGGTGTCCCGCTTGCCGTCACTGAAAGGCGAGCAGAACTGA
- the tssB gene encoding type VI secretion system contractile sheath small subunit, producing the protein MSVKSNSGSGQKFLGRNRAPRVQIEYDVELYGAEHRVQLPFVMGVLADLAGHNTESQPELGERKFMEIDVDNFDDRMKSIAPKLNMQVPNSLKGDGVLGVEVSFDSMDSFSPAELARQIEPLARLLEARTQLANLLTYMDGKSGAEELLSRLLQQPELLRALAGRPPQALTMDESQPDQDNEPKA; encoded by the coding sequence ATGTCTGTGAAATCCAATTCTGGCAGCGGCCAGAAATTCCTTGGGCGCAATCGGGCTCCGCGTGTGCAAATTGAGTACGACGTTGAACTGTACGGCGCCGAGCATCGTGTGCAACTGCCTTTCGTGATGGGTGTGCTGGCTGATCTGGCCGGACACAACACGGAGAGCCAGCCGGAGCTGGGCGAGCGCAAGTTTATGGAAATCGACGTGGACAACTTCGATGACCGCATGAAGTCCATCGCACCCAAGCTGAACATGCAGGTTCCCAACAGCCTGAAGGGCGATGGCGTGCTGGGAGTGGAAGTATCTTTTGACTCCATGGACAGCTTCTCCCCGGCTGAACTGGCCCGTCAGATCGAACCTTTGGCCCGCTTGCTGGAAGCCCGGACTCAACTGGCGAATTTGCTGACCTATATGGACGGCAAGAGCGGGGCGGAGGAACTGCTGTCCCGTCTGCTCCAGCAGCCCGAACTCTTGCGTGCCCTGGCTGGCCGCCCGCCCCAGGCCCTGACGATGGACGAGTCCCAGCCCGATCAGGACAACGAGCCCAAAGCATAA